The genome window CTCGATTTATGGCATATTGAAGCGGGAATGACTCGCCTCCCGGAAATTGAATATCGCATCCTTGCCGCGCTCGACGCGGGCAAGGCGCTCGCGGTCGCGGATATCGTGAAGCAGACCGGTGCCGACCAGTCGCTCGTGATGGCGGGTGCGACGCTGCTCGCCCAGCGGGAATTGGTCACGATCGCCGAGGATTCGCAGGAGGAGTTCAGCCTGACCGACGAAGGCAAGGCAGCAGCGGTCGGTTTCCCCGAGCGCAAGGCGCTCAACGTGCTCAAGGCGACTGGCGGCGCTGCCAACCTGTCGGAACTCCCCAGGCTGCTCGGCAAGGATGACGTCCGCGCCGAGATAAAGTGGCTGACGCGCAAGGGATGGTGTACGCGCGATGCCGGTGTGCTGGCTGTGAGCGCGGCCGGTGAGGCCGCACTCGCCGCAAAGGGAGCCGACGAGTCCTTCGTGAAGCGGCTCGTTGAGCTCGGTCAGGCTACTGAGTCTGAACTGGCAGACGCCGGCTTCGACGTGAAGGCGGCGCTCGAGCTGCTCAAGGGCAGGAACGAGCTCCTGAAGCGAAAGAAGCGTGTGAGTCGGAAACTGTCACTGACAGAGCCTGGAGCGGCGCTCAAGGCAGGCGGCATCGAGCCCGCAGTCGAGGTAAGTCAACTGACACCGGAGCTTCTCGCGTCAGGCACGTGGCGCGATGTCGTGTTCAGGAAGTACGACCCTGCTCTGGCCACCGCCCCGAAGTACCCGGGCAAGGAACACCCGTTGCAGCGAGTCATTCAGGAGATCCGGCAGGCATTCTTCGAGATGGGTTTCGAGGAGGTCGCATCGCCGACGGTTGATACTGCCTTCTGGGTCTTCGATGCCCTGTTCCAGCCTCAGGACCATCCGGCGCGGGAGATGCAGGATACGTTCTACGTGGCGGAGCCGAAGCGCGGGCGTCTGCCGGGAGAGCACGGGGCCGAAAATGGGGACAGTCCCATGGAGGCTCGCGTTGAACACTCGCCGGTACAGTCCCCATTTTCTGAGCTGGTTGAGCGGGTGAAGCGGACGCACGAGGACGGCGGTGACACCGGGTCCACCGGCTGGCGGTCCAAGTGGGACATCGAGAAGGCGCGGCAACTGGTGCTGCGCACGCATACGACCTCGGCCTCGATTCGCGCCTTGGCCGCGAACCCGAAGCCGCCGCGCAAGGTATTCTGCATCGGCAAGACCTTCCGCCGCGAGGCAACCGACCAGACTCACCTGGCCGAGTTCATGCAGATTGACGGCATCATCATCGACGAGCAGGCTACGCTCGCAACCCTGTTCGGTACACTAGAAGCCTTCTATAAGAAGATGGGCGCGGAGGAAGTCAGGTTCCGTCCGTCGTTCTTCCCCTACACCGAACCGAGCGCTGAGGTGTTTGCCAAGATGGGCAAGCTCGGCTGGGTTGAGATGTGCGGGTCCGGCGTGTTCCGGCCGGAAGTGACGCAGCCGCTTGGCTGCAAGGTCCCGGTTCTGGCCTGGGGTGGCGGGGTCGAGCGGATTGCCATGCTGCGGTTCGGGCTCGACGATATCCGCAAGCTGTACATGGCGGATATTGACTGGCTGAGACAAGCGAGGCTTGGAGGATGAGGATAATCCAGAGTCCAGAATCCAGAGACCAGAATTCAGAGTGGCCGGGTTCCGGGCTTCTGCAATCTAGAATCTGCAATCTGAAATCTGAAATCGCCCAGAGGGTGCTGTGCCGGTAGTCAGCATCGCGACGGCGACGCTCAAGCGGCTCATCGGCAAGAGCCTGAGCAAAGACGAACTCGTCGTCGCGCTCCAGCAGTTGGGCAACGACGTTGAGGGCACCGCCAGCATCACGGCCTTCCGCTGCGAGAAGTGCGGCCAGACGACCGAGGTGCTGGAGCAGGAGAGCTTCAACGGCGCGTGCGAGTGGTGCGGCAGCAAGACGGTGGTGGACGCCGGTGTGTCGGAGGTAGTCCGTATCAGCCTGCTGCCGGTGCGGCCGGATATGTTCGATGCGGCCGGGTTGGCCCGGGCGCTGCGGGGCTACCTCGGCATTGAGATCGGCCTGCCGAAGCACCAGTTGGAGCCTTCCGGGTTGAAGGTCAAGGTGCAGCCGGGACTCGAGAGCATCCGGCCCTACATAGTCGCTTGTGTGGTGCGCGGACTGGTGATGGACGACGAGAACGTGAAGACCGTGATGAAGATGCAGGAGAACCTGCACTGGGCGCTCGGCCGCAACCGCAGGCGTGCATCAATCGGCGTCTATGACCTCGACGCGGTTGAGCCTGATTTCGAGTACTCCGCCGTCACGCCCGAAGGAGTGAAGTTTGTACCTCTGTTCGGCATGCCCGAAGGGATGGCTGAGGCGACGCCGAAGGAGATTCTCGAGAAGCACCCGAAGGGCGTCGGGTACAAGCACCTGTTGGAGAAGTTCGACAAGTGCCCGCTGCTCTCGGACGCCGGTGGAAAGGTGCTCTCGATGCCGCCCATCATTAACAGCGAGGGCACGCGGGTGACGCAGAAGACCCGGAACCTGTTCATCGACGTGACCGGGCCGGACAGGCATGCGATTGAGAAGACCATAGCTGTCATCGCCTGCGGGCTGGCCGACCTCGGCGCCAAGGTTGAAACCGTGCAGGTCGCGTATCCGGATGGCTCGAAAGACTTGACGCCGAACCTGCAGTCCCAGAAGAGGACCATTGACCCAAAGGCGATCGAACGGCTGATTGGCGTCGAGGTGCCGGACATGGTGAAGGTGCTGGAGCGGATGCGCTACGGAGCGAAGCCCGAAGCCGGCAGCCTGGTCGTGAAGATTCCGCCCTACCGTGCCGACATAATGCACGAAAACGACATCTTGGAGGACGTCGCCATCGGCTACGGATACCACAACATTGCGCCCCGGCTTGTGCCGAGCATGACCGTGGGCAGTCACCAGCCGATCGAGGAGCTTTCGACGACCGCGCGGCGCGTGATGACCGGGCTCGGATTCCTGGAAGTCATCACCCCGGTCCTGACCCACGTTGGAGAGCACTATGAGATGCTCGGGCGTTCGGAGCCGGAGCACTATGTGCGACTTGAGAATCCAATCAGCGTCGAACAGACCATGTGCCGGACGCAGCTTGTCACCGGTCTCCTGAGCACGCTACGCGTGAACACCACGCGCGAGATGCCGCAGTCCATCTTCGAGGCCGGAGACTGCTTCGAGCTGGACTCGACGGAGGAAACCGGCGTACGGGCGCGGCGCAAGCTGGCGGCCGGGAGCGCCGGGCCCAGGGTCGGCTACACCGATGCGAAGCAGGCCCTGGACGCGCTGGCGCGGGAACTTGGCCGCGGCCTGCGGTTCGAACCGCTCGAAGGCCCGACGTTCATACCCGGTCGGTGCGCCCGCGTCTTCGTCCAGCCCGGCCAATCTGCTATCTCCAATCTGAAACCTGAAATGCAGTGGGGTGTGCTGGGCGAAGTCCATCCCGCGGTCCTGGAGTCATTCGGCATTACCCAGCCGACCGTCTTGTTCGAGGTCGAGCTGAGCGTCCTGCTCTGAGGAGGTCAGTTGGCTTATTGTCCGCATTGCGGTGAGTCGATGGCGGAGCGGCAGGAGAACTGCTACGCCTGCGGCCAGCACGTTCGCGCCCGTGCCTACCGGCACCACCGGCGGGCGAACCCGGTCGTCATAATTGCAGTCTGCGTGGCGGTAGTCTCGGTGCTCGGGGTCTTCTGGTTCTCCCGGGCCAACGCGGCCCGGAAGCAGGCAGCGCTGCTCGCGGAAGAAGCGGCTCTTATTGCTCAGGATTCGGTTCGGCGTGCCAACCGCCAGTGGCTGGATGCGGTGCGGGTCGCGAAGGACGACGAGGAGGTGCGTGCACGTGCGGCGGCATTCGACGACCTGGAGTCGCGCTACAACTCCGTCAGGCTGCGAGCGGCGGCGGCCCCGACTTCTCAGCAGGAGAGCATCATCCGCCAGGTGGAATCGGAGTTCGCCCTGCTCCACCATTCCGCGATCGTCCTGGGGTCTTCACCCGCAGCCGAGAGGCAGGCGTCAAGGGACAGCATCCAGATGGGCATGCGCCGAGTGGAAGATCTGACCAGATCGCTGGGCGAGTGAAGAGTCAATTGGCGAACGCTCGGTTTGAGGTCGGACCGGGTCTTCTTCCATAGTCACTGCCATGCGCAAGTGCCCACACTGCGGTGAAGCTATGAACGAGGGCCAGGAGATATGCTTCGCCTGCGGGCAGCATATCCGGCAGCGCGGCCATCGCGGTGAGCGGCCGCACAGTCCCATCGTTTTCATCCTCGCCGGGGTTCTTGTCCTCGCCGTCGGAGTTGGGGCCGTCTTTGTCGTCGGCGGCCGCGCCAGGCGGGCGGCGGGTGAGGCGGTCAGGCAGAAGCAGGCGCAGCTTGACGAAGCGGCCCGCGCCGCAGCCGAGGCGAAGCGCGATTCGACCCGGGCCGCGGTCAGGAGCGATGCGATGGGCGCGCTGGTCCAGGAAGTCAATGACCTCGAGTCGCGGTTCAACCTTGTGCGCAAGGAGGTCGTCAGGGACCAGCCGAGCCCGGCGCAGGCGAAGCTGATTTCGCAGATCAGCGCCGAGCTGGGAAGGCTGCGTCAGCTGGCCGCGGTCATCGGCGACCAGCCGAGCGCCGGAAGTGACAGCCTGAAGGAGCAGCTCCGTAACGGTGAGCGCACCGTCCGGTCTCTGATCTCCGCCCTCAGTCGGGCGCCGAAGAAGTAGGGCCGGGGAGTTGGGGACCCGGGGTGAGGGTCAGAACGGGGCGAAACCGGCTTCGTGCCAGTATGATTCCTTCAACAGTCCGGACTGCCGGCGCAACGCCTCGGCGTGGGACTCTTCCCATTTCGCCAGCTCATCGAAGAACCGCCGTACCTCCGGCTGCTCAGCGGCCTGAGCCAGCCGCTGATAGCGGATAGCCGTCGCCTCTTCAAGCGCGAGTCCGACCGAGAGCGCCGTCATCT of candidate division WOR-3 bacterium contains these proteins:
- a CDS encoding phenylalanine--tRNA ligase subunit beta yields the protein MPVVSIATATLKRLIGKSLSKDELVVALQQLGNDVEGTASITAFRCEKCGQTTEVLEQESFNGACEWCGSKTVVDAGVSEVVRISLLPVRPDMFDAAGLARALRGYLGIEIGLPKHQLEPSGLKVKVQPGLESIRPYIVACVVRGLVMDDENVKTVMKMQENLHWALGRNRRRASIGVYDLDAVEPDFEYSAVTPEGVKFVPLFGMPEGMAEATPKEILEKHPKGVGYKHLLEKFDKCPLLSDAGGKVLSMPPIINSEGTRVTQKTRNLFIDVTGPDRHAIEKTIAVIACGLADLGAKVETVQVAYPDGSKDLTPNLQSQKRTIDPKAIERLIGVEVPDMVKVLERMRYGAKPEAGSLVVKIPPYRADIMHENDILEDVAIGYGYHNIAPRLVPSMTVGSHQPIEELSTTARRVMTGLGFLEVITPVLTHVGEHYEMLGRSEPEHYVRLENPISVEQTMCRTQLVTGLLSTLRVNTTREMPQSIFEAGDCFELDSTEETGVRARRKLAAGSAGPRVGYTDAKQALDALARELGRGLRFEPLEGPTFIPGRCARVFVQPGQSAISNLKPEMQWGVLGEVHPAVLESFGITQPTVLFEVELSVLL
- the pheS gene encoding phenylalanine--tRNA ligase subunit alpha, translating into MTRLPEIEYRILAALDAGKALAVADIVKQTGADQSLVMAGATLLAQRELVTIAEDSQEEFSLTDEGKAAAVGFPERKALNVLKATGGAANLSELPRLLGKDDVRAEIKWLTRKGWCTRDAGVLAVSAAGEAALAAKGADESFVKRLVELGQATESELADAGFDVKAALELLKGRNELLKRKKRVSRKLSLTEPGAALKAGGIEPAVEVSQLTPELLASGTWRDVVFRKYDPALATAPKYPGKEHPLQRVIQEIRQAFFEMGFEEVASPTVDTAFWVFDALFQPQDHPAREMQDTFYVAEPKRGRLPGEHGAENGDSPMEARVEHSPVQSPFSELVERVKRTHEDGGDTGSTGWRSKWDIEKARQLVLRTHTTSASIRALAANPKPPRKVFCIGKTFRREATDQTHLAEFMQIDGIIIDEQATLATLFGTLEAFYKKMGAEEVRFRPSFFPYTEPSAEVFAKMGKLGWVEMCGSGVFRPEVTQPLGCKVPVLAWGGGVERIAMLRFGLDDIRKLYMADIDWLRQARLGG